The following proteins are co-located in the Calliphora vicina chromosome 2, idCalVici1.1, whole genome shotgun sequence genome:
- the LOC135949901 gene encoding uncharacterized protein DDB_G0275275-like: MANNKKVKRGSCELLTNAQTTINEYNTTCQHIAAKHKTRSHCNFASNICNMKNDNNSNSNIRSSSNNCLSNKDSGSGSGTGTGSSSCSQSLSLFHFSCNSPNSIITFITTTICCCMRNVHNNWCWWWSLQQWQQKQYKIKTKTLSNSSAASTTSTTTTSPTTSSSNNRNFCTSLKWYFFLWLFLSILG, encoded by the exons ATGGCCAACAATAAGAAAGTTAAAAGAGGCTCTTGCGAACTGCTGACAAATGCGCAAACCACAATAAATGAATACAATACTACATGCCAACATATAGCAGCAAAACACAAAACAAGAAGCCATTGCAACTTTGCTAGTAATATTTGCAACATGAAAAacgacaacaacagcaacagtaaCATAAGAAGCAGTAGCAATAACTGTTTGAGTAACAAAGACAGTGGCTCAGGCAGTGGCACTGGAACTGGCAGCTCTAGTTGTAGCCaaagtttaagtttatttcattttagttgTAATAGTCCAAACAGTATTATTACTTTCATTACAACAACTATATGTTGTTGCATGCGCAACGTACACAACAATTGGTGTTGGTGGTGGTCTCTGCAACAATGGCAACAAAAACAgtacaaaattaaaactaaaactttatCCAATTCCTCCGCTGcttcaacaacatcaacaactaCTACATCTCCCACAACGTCATCATCGAACAACAGGAACTTTTGTACATCTTTAAAATGGTATTTCTTCTTATGGCTTTTCCTTTCTATATTGG GCTAA